CACATATGCTCCCGTGTCCAAGACAACTCTCATCATTAATCACACGTATGTAACGTAATATACGATAACGTTTTGTAGTTATCATTTTGAGTCATAAACACGAGAGCGTATGCGTGCAAACAAATACTAACAAAAAGCTTATGGATCTAACAGAAATCAGCGTACTGTTAATGAGTACTCCTTTGGTGCATTAGCAAGGACATGAAACACGCACGTAAATGCACGCTTGCAGCTCATAAACATctaaaaagccaaaacaaccccAGGGAAAAGTTTGCGCGTATGTGCGTGTGAGTGATGTTGAGAGGTAAGCCCCACGCAGTGGGTGGACCCAATCCTCAGACGCTTCACGACACCGCTTGCCTGCGTGAGCTTGCCCCCCCGCTCCCATCCGCTGTACCCCTCTCTCAGTCGTTCTCCTCTCTCTAGCTCCGAGTTGTATATAAAAATACTCCCTCTCGCCTCTCCTGCATATTTCCCTGGTGTGCATAGGCCTTTGGAAAGGACACAGGGGAAATTCCAGAAATTGATTTCTAGTGGGGCATATAAGAGTGTGGGAGAGGAAAGCAGcaggagagggggagagaagagagagaaggaaaagtATGACAAGGAAATGAAGAAAGAAATGAGACAACAACCTTCTTAGCCTCCTCCATCCTCTCTCCTCCACTGctatctcctcctctgtagcaagAGCAAGCAAGAGGAGCAGCTGCAGTAGTAGGGAGAGTGAGGTATAGAGAAGAAACAAATCCcctcaattttttttgttaaatatGTATCTGTCTCTCTGTATGTTTGTGTCATATACGAGTTTGTGGGTGTGGGTGTTTGCGAGCTTttgttgttttgcttttttactTGTTTTGAGTGCAACTGTTTGTTTGGATTTCCCTGTCCACTTTGTTCTTTTGTTAATCTCGGAAGAGTCCTAAGCGGCCGATGCCTTGGAGTTTTTCTCGGCGCCTTGTCGATTCGTTTCTTGTTTCAGATCAATTCCAAGCGCATACATATGAGGGAGGTATAGCCATCACTAGCTCAGGAATTCTGGGGCCTCTCCTTTCGCTCTTTCTCCTTGTTTCTGTCGGGCTCCTTCTCGATTTGTCTCCGGAGGAACAGCAAAATCCTCCTCATCTTTCTCCCATGGTCGCCTGCTCGCGTGCTGTGGCTGTGTGTGTGTCTTGTTTCCTGGCGATACTCGCTTTGTTGCCCTCGTTAATCGCGATATCTCACTTTGGGAACTCTTGCTTGTTCGCAGCGAAGGGGAAGGACGAGGAACACTGCCAATCCTAGCAACGGGCCAAAGCGACCGGGGAGGAGAAGCTCTTTTGGCGTGTTCGAGTTGGTGCGAGGATAAATCGGGAGGCGATGGCATCGAATTcatcggctgcggcggcggcggcgttcttCGGGATTAGGGACGGGGACCAGCAAGACCAGATTAAGCCGCTGATAtcaccgcagcagcagcagttggCAGCGGCGCTGCCCGGCGTGGCAGGTGCCGCGCCCGCTCCGGCGACCGGCCaaggcgcgccggcggcggcggcgcagccacCGCCCAAGAAGAAGAGAACTTTGCCAGGTGAATCGCAAGTACTACCTTTTTCTGGATTCCAGTCGTGCATGCACACTGCACACATGCCTGCTTCGAGATCTCGTCTGGATCGATTGGAGTTTTATGATTTGGATGCTGGCAGTAGGagcatcttcctctctctcacATGCACTCGGTTTCTCTTTCCATCCATTTCTCTGCGGTTAAtttcttgcttgtgttttcTCTGGTTAGTTCTTGATTCGGAATTACTACTCGATCTCTGCACTACTGCGTAATAGTCCAGAGAATTGTTGCCTGGTTTTCCAACAGATATGTGCAAGCTACAGCTAGCCTGTGTTTTGCTGGAAACTGAATTTTATGAAATAATAACAATTTCTCGAGCTCTTGGTTTCTCTCTCCTGCCCACCTAGTGGTTCCACGGATCCCCTCCCTACCTTCGCTGCAAAGCAAGGAGCAGGCTTGAAGAGTTTGGGCTTCGGTTTGCACCTGTCAATCAATACTTCATTTAAAGCTCTGTACTCACACCTGAGAGTGAGAATTAATTCAGGTGGAGAATGGAAAGTAGGAGTAGACTTCATTCATGGTGCTCTTCCTcctagacttttttttttccttttgcttttcTGTGTTCTTCTCAAATTAGCTCACGTTTTAATCAGACTAACCGGCTGAAAAATTCAAACTCTTCTACCAGCTGTTTTCTTATAAAGAAATTTTAAAAAGGAACATATATGTCCATATGTTTGTCAAGAAACAAACAAAATCAGTTTATCTCCCAAGATTCCATGTGCATGCATGAGCTGTTACTCGGTTAGTTCTTCCCCCAATTATGAGAAGCAAATAGGAGTCATGGCACAATCCATGTCGATTCCTTTGTTCTCTATATCTCTTCCCGCAAACTTGTTCTTCCCAAAACTCTCTTGCAGATATTCCCTCTCCATGTCCCAGTTTTGTCTCTACCGTGCCGCCACAGCTCATCACGCCCGAGAGGAAGGggaaacagaaaacaaatatcttcCCCCAAATTACAATATCATCAGTACTAGCTCCCACCATCATTTCTTAATCATGTGTGCCTAACTTATAAGCAAAATACTAGTAACTCCCGCATGGAACAATAATTCCATCGAAATAATTAATAAGACTCAATCAATACATAAACACCGTGCTGTGCTCTTTTCTACTATCTTCTTCTAGCTAATCCACTTCAAATTGTTTGAAGCAGTGAATTTATCCTTCTCTTTGTCTACTCCGATCCATCATCATGCATGCACCAGTCCGATCCATCAAAACATGTCTTCTTGATAATCATTGCGAAGTGTTATGCACACCTTGATGCAATGCTGTCCATATACATAGCTACTAACTTGGCTTGTGTTTTGATTTCTCCTCTCCCTTTGTTAGACCCCGACGCTGAGGTGATCGCGCTGTCTCCCAAGACGCTGCTGGCGACGAACCGGTTCGTGTGCGAGGTGTGCAACAAGGGGTTCCAGCGGGAGCAGAACCTGCAGCTCCACCGCCGCGGGCACAACCTGCCGTGGAAGCTGAAGCAGAAGAACCCGCTGcaggcgcagcgccgccgcgtgtACCTGTGCCCGGAGCCGACGTGCGTCCACCACGACCCGTCCCGCGCCCTCGGCGACCTGACGGGCATCAAGAAGCACTTCTGCCGCAAGCACGGCGAGAAGAAGTGGAAGTGCGACAAGTGCTCCAAGCGCTACGCCGTGCAGTCGGACTGGAAGGCGCACTCCAAGATCTGCGGCACCCGCGAGTACCGCTGCGACTGCGGCACCCTCTTCTCCCGGTACGTGACCTCGCTCGCTCCATTCTTCATGTCGATCGATCACTGCACACTCCTATAGCCTGCTATGTTTAGCTGCATTTGTATctttgtatatatacatatatagatatatagagCCTGTTCATGGATCATGATCGCCGCATCATATGGCAAGAGAGACAGGTATGTAGGCATGGCATCGTCATGGGGTTTTGCACTAGCTAGCTGCTGCATGAGCCTGTTGTGGCTGTCCGCTAGCTTATGCCGCTCGGATTCGGGCGAGCGAGTAAAGTATTAGGAACGTTCCACGGTTTGGCCTtctttagggttagggttttgtTTGGGCTCGCGCGCGGCGACATGGCATGGCGCCTGCCTGTAGGCATAGTAGTTTTTGGTTCTCGGCTGACATGGCTGCTGATGAGCTAGAAAGACGAAGAGATCTATCCACCCGCCGTgggtgggggagggagagagtgcTGGGGGAGGAGAGGACTGCTCGCACGTGAAATGGCTTCTTTTTGAGCTTTTTGGCCGTGGTGATGATGTTTCCCTTTCCCTGACTCTTCCCTCCTAGGGAAGCAGGAGCCGGCAAACTCTCTCCTTCTGTCTCGCCAAGCACTCGTCAcagtattttatttttctttctttctgaagtctgaactaaTTCGTCACGGTGTTACACATCACATTTACACAGATATGCATGTGCCTATGTTGTTACCGACCCTGTAGACCCACATTTTTACTGGTCCATCCTGTCAGGAGCAGTCAAATTGTAAGGAGCAGCAggctctcactctctctctctctactgaATCACTTGGATGCCATGTAAGCCTGGCTTGTTCTCACGTGAGTTGGCCGCTGTCTAGATGTGGCAGAGCCGTTCGTTGGCCGTGCCAGTGAGCCAGGCCAGGTCCACACCTTTCCATGGATACGTTGCCATGCCCTCACAGCATGCCCTcggtcatgcatgcatcacctAGGTGTAACTTTGAGGCACTGTTCATTTATGGGTGGAGTTAAACATGTCCCAAAGTGGTGTGGTCACTCTCACTCCTCCCTTTCATGGGCATGGCAAAAATTCTCCCAATAGGAACTAAGCATATATGGGAGGTGAGCATCAACAGGAGTTGCATTAATGGCCGCCGCTTGAGTTGTTGAAGAGTATTTCTTCCACTGTTTGCTGCTAGGAATCCTATGATTCCACACGTTCTGTTTTATTGTAGGAGAGTGATTTTGATTAAGGCCTAGCTACTCCTAGGTTAATTCTAATTGACATGGCATTTTTTTTTACTCTGTCCTGGTCCCTTGGGAAGTGAGCTTGCCAGCTCCACAAAGTTTTCCGATCTCCTTGGTGTGTGTGTTCGTGTGCATGACAGTTCTGATGCCTATGTCTCGctgcctttttcttttgaagCTTCCTACTAGTGGGAACCTATATACGTGGGGCATACTTATAAAGCATGGCAAAGCCATCCATCATATCTCCCTTTTTTTCCATACTTTGATTGACAAGGGTTTCTGGGATCTTGAGCTGGCTTTGTGGTGACGCTAGCTGCTGGTTCATTTCTGCATGGTTACCAAACACCTTTGACCAGTGCTATCAGACAAACCATGACACCATGGTTCAGGTAATAGTAGTCTTCAGCATCATTAGAAAACAAACTCATCCAGATGACATAAATACTGCAAACTCTTATTTACATCCACAAAAGCCGAAAAGCCGAAAATACAGAGCCTACAACTACAAAGGAAGAGAGAGACAATGAGACACTGTTCAGATTCATGAATCCCAGCTGCAAACATAACATTCAGTGGCACAGCATCAGCATGCATGCGTCCAGTTGCAGCGTTCACATGTCCATCAGAAACAGTATCCTAACCCGAGATGCCGCTGTTCCCCTCGGTGCCCGCGCCGTCTCTAGCGTGACATGGGCCATGCTTGCATGCGCCTGCGCCCTGGCGCCCTGCCCTGCGCCTGCCGTTTTCCTACGAAACCTGCATGCTTACTTGTCGCATCAACCTTTACTGTGCATTTTCACTGCGTGCCTCGGGTTCATGCGATCGTCTGCCTGCCTGCAGCCTGCTTCTGACCTAGCTATGGCGCATGCGTGAATGATGTATCTAATCCGTGGATGCGTTCGTGTAGGAGGGACAGCTTCATCACCCACAGGGCGTTCTGCGACGCGCTCGCGCAGGAGAGCGCGCGGCTGCCGCCGACGAGCCTCAGCAGCCTAACCGGCCACCTCTACGGCGCCACGAACGCGGGCAACATGGCGCTCAGCCTCTCGCAGGTGGGCTCCAACCTCACCTCCACGCTCCAGGacggcggccaccaccaccaccaccaccaccaccacccgtcaccggagctcctccgcctcgccgccacggccggcggcggcggcagcagcatcgCCGCGCGCCTCGACCACCTCCTGTCGCCCGCCTCCGGCGCGTCCGccttccgcccgccgccgcaggctcCGCCCTCGTCGGCGGCGTTCTTCCTCaacgcggctgcggcggcggcggggcaggacTTCGGCGACGACGGGGGCAACGGGCCCCACTCCTTCATGCAGACCAAGCCGTTCCATGGACTCATGCAGCTGCCCGACCTCCAAGGCAATGGCGCCGGGGGCCCCGGCGGTTCGGCGCCAGGCCTCTTCAACCTGGGCTTCTTTGCTAACAATGGCAACAGCTCGGGGTCTAGCCACGAGCATGCAAGCCAGGGCCTCATGAACAATGACCAGTTCAGCggcggggcaggcggcggcggtggttcgGAGGCATCGGCAGCGGGGATTTTCGGCGGGAACTTTGTTGGCGGTGGAGACCATGTTCCAACGCCGGGGCTCTACGGCGATCAGTCCACCATGCTGCCGCAGATGTCGGCGACCGCTCTGCTCCAGAAGGCGGCGCAGATGGGCGCCACCTCGAGCGCCAACGGCGCGGCGTCCATGTTCCGAGGCTTCGTCGGGTCTTCCCctcacggccggccggcgacgccgcACATGGAGCAGAGCGAGGCGAACCTGAACGACCTGATGAACTCGCTCGCtggaggcggcgtcggcgccgcgggAATTTTCGGAggcagcaacggcggcggcggcggcggcggcggcgcggggatgTTTGATCCGAGGCAGCTGTGCGACATGGAGCATCACGAGGTGAAGTTCggccagggcggcggcgacATGACGCGGGACTTCCTCGGCGTGGGCGGAGGCGGCATCGTGCGCGGGATATCGACGCCCAGGGGGGACCACCAGAGCAGCAGCGACATGAGCTCACTGGAGGCCGAGATGAAGTCGGCCTCGTCCTTCAACGGCGGCAGGATGCCATGACCGACCCATCGAGCTTTCACAAGGCATGCATAAGCTCGCACAGTAAGCAGCCGGAAACTTGATCAAGCAGATGCAAGGAGAGAGGAGTAAGGATATATAGCGTAGTGGCAAGTTAGCAACTGAATCGCATGGGTGAGTTCATGCGCATGGGATATCTGAAGGGGACCTTGGGTGAGAGAGAAAGATGCGTCTTCTCTGACTGATGGAGTAAGCTAGTGCGAGCTGGGCGCATGTGATGACCCCTTTGCTCGTGGTGGGGGGTTAGTGTTCATGCTGGTCTCTTGTTCTTGTTGGTTTTCCCTTCCTTGTAGTTGGGTAATCTTTGTTGGATTAAGTATAGCTTCTGGTGATAGAACCAATAAGGATGTTTGTCGCTAGCTTAATGGGGGTGATGTGAAGCTTAATTTGCTTCATTTTCCCAACCTTCTGTTGTTTTATTCCCTTTTCTCTTGTAGCAAAACAATATTCCCCTTACAATGCCATATTGCCATTAATCATGCTAGCTCAAATTCATGCTGTTTTCTTGTTAGTATATTTTTCTGCCTGGATATGCATTGTCAAGTACTGAGTCAGCACTCACCACTGATCGATCTCCATCTTTTCCAATATACTTTGAAGTTCATTTACCAGGAAAAGGCACATCCATTATGTGTATACTCTCCAGTGcccatgaattttttttagctTCTGAGCTATTAATTTCTTTTTTGTGATTGAACATCGAATTCTATTCATTTGATCATACATGCAAGGATACATAATGGTGAACcaaatttaatatttttcaCAATAATCTGATTTCATATGGTTTTCTGCCAGGAGACTTGGCATCATGCATGACAGTTATCAGAGTCTCTGATAGATTATAATTTCTTTTTAACAGAGCTAAAATTTCTCGatttaacaaaaaaataatacGCCTGTTGTATCATAtaattattttgtttttaaaTGGGCATTAAAATAACTTGCCAAAACTAATACCCATATGTAAGCCATGAGACATATCTTGtgattataaaaaaatatactccctctgtcccataGCTACTTTtaaatttgtcttaagtcacaTATTTTTACTTTAATTTGACTATGAGCAGcaaaaaatatcataaaaatTGGTAACGTAAAAATGATCGGAGTAGGTTCATCCTGAAAGCAAATCATAGCATGTAACCTTTTCTATTTGAAGTAAATTATTTCTAGAGATATTGTTGGTAAAAAATAAAAGGTGTTCGATCTAATTTGATCTGCAGATCACCCTCATACATTTGCTATAGGAAACGGTACATTAACTAATTAACTTGACAGGGTGCATATATGGAACATAACTAggttcatttttattttttcttcacaGTACTCTTATACGTTTTCCATAGTGAGAGCATACTGTAGATAAAGTACCCTGTACAACTCCTATTAAATTTGCTGCACATATGATACTTTTAGCTACATATATTATGTTCCTCACTTTGATCTGCACACACAGGATAATGATCTCTAGGGCAAAAGATGCCTTCCTGCTGCCCGTGACCGCCTAGCGCTTGGCTTATATGCACAGCGCACTGTGCGGCTTATTAGCTTCTCGCTAAGCTCGTGCTTGTgcttgctgctgccgccgcttgGTTGTGTGTTGTCTCTCTTACGTTGGACAGAGAGCGCGCGATAGGAATGTAGCTTTCGATCGCCTCGTGCATGCACGCCGGACTAGCTCAGGCACACCACAGTATGGGCAGCGCAAATCATTGCAATCTTTCTTCTCACCGATATACCAATCATTTCCGACTGAACAATATTCTGAGATGCTATTATTGTGTGGATCCCTACTCATGCAATCGTAGTATGAATAATTCGGTATTGCTAATGGGAGGTATCTCTGTACATCCAATAATTCTCCCTCTCTTCTCAAGTTCATGCATGATGTGTGCACATATATGTACCAAAAGATTATTCTAATACCTGcatttcattttaaaaaaatccgAAAATGTTCACGATAAAACTCGATCTGCATTTTTATCCTAGAAACAGTTCCTAGAGTTTTGAGCCGGAACTTAGAACAACACACAGTACGTGCACACTTGCATGCATGAGCGATGGGCTGAAGGGATGTATATATAGGATAGGACTTGGATATGGAATAGAAGGACAAGAGCTGGTATGGTGGTTTGGTCATTGGCGTTTGGTACATACACCTCTCAGCAAAGACTCGGAAGTCAGCAACGGAATGTCTTTGAGCCAAACTGCTAGATTCGCCGTTTGGCCGTGGCTCCTGATGGCGTCAACGTCGACGCACGCATTTGTGGAAGATTTGGTTTTCCTCTTCGACGCCTCGCGCGCCGTCGTCCGCGCGCGGTGGTTGCCGGAATTATTGTGGCAACTCTTTCCGTACTGCCGCGCTGAGGACGACgtcgacggccggccggcggcgacagcCGAGGCCGACAGGGGCAGCTTCCGTAAAAAGCCCGATCGCGATCTCGCCCGCAAAAGCGCCTGCGATTTTCCCCAATGATTCGTGGgaggaaagggaaaaaagagcCGCCGCGATCAACAGCTAGCCTTTACTTTTGTCTCGTGTGCTGTCCGTGATCTGACGATGATGAGGGTGCCGTCGAGATAAAGGGTCGGTCGCAAGTACAGGTGCTCCACTGGAAAAGCCAATCCGAAAAGGAGAGAATTATTGGAGGAAGCTGCAGGGACGCAGATGGCTGCAGGACTTTGTGATGGCAAAAGCAGCTAGGAAAGAATCCGCCATGTGTAGTTAACATCAGAGGGGTCGTCAGAAAGGTTAGATAGACTGATAGAGCTATAGGCAGGCATATCGTTTACACAAGTCTCATTGCAGACCAGGCTTGACCTTATTTACAAGTAGAAAGATCATCTGATCAGACTATTGTCAAATCAACCAAGCTGAGCTGCTGAGGTCACTACTGTCTCGTAGTTTAATCTAGTGAACTCTGACGCTTCTATCTGCAACTCCCCATTTTTATTGGCCGGCCTCCGAGAAGCCGAGAATCCCCCGCATTTACTAATCGGCTCGGACTTGCTGCAAACTGCGAAGGCTAGCCAAACCATATCCTGGGAATTCTTGCTCTCCCCGTCCTGTTCTTCGGCCTCCTCGCAGGACCAGGATAGGCTGGCAGCTGAGCCGCAGTGTGTATTATATTGTAGAGAGAGCAGTTCACAATTTCTCACGACCGGACCGGACCGACAGGCTGCGACGTACTACGGTGAACTAGTAGCGGTAGTTATAAAATATAGGATTAGCCGCAGCGGATCTGGGGCGATTTGTTTAGGCGTCATGAGGGTTAGTTGGGACGCGATGCCGGGTTTGTTTGTAGCGTCGTCGCGGCGCGCTTGGCGTGTCCGGTGAAGAACCTTCGCccgcgggggcggggggcgcGCGGGCATCATGTCGCCCCGCGCGGTCACGGGCGGCGAGAGTgctcgaggagggagggagggaggggagcgaCGAAGAAGAATCCTATGCACGCGACGCGAACGCGATGCCTGATGCCTGATCGCACGCCTCTTGATGCGTGCATTTGGAGGGTAGCTGCAGCTTTTGGGTCGCAATCATGTGTACGCGGCTGTAGCTGTGGAGAGAGGAGGACCGGTGCGGGGGCGACGGACACGGACGAGCTGGGCGTGGCACACGCGAGCGTACGTGGTGGCCCGGGTATCGTGTTAACTTCGCACCGTGGTAGATTCGGGTGCGGAGCGCTGGTGCATGTGGTGAGGTCCAGAAGTCGGAACGGGCACGGACGGGCGTACGGTTTTTGTGTTTGTGCGGTCTCGGTACGTTCTCCGGTAGTTGTGTGCCTGTTGAATCTCGTGGATCGAtcggaggtggaggtaccacaACTTGCTATGTACCGCACCGCCGCATCACAGCAGCCTTCTGTAGCCGGTTCGTGCACAAGATCGACGGTGGCCTCCCGATGGTGGCGATAGCAGTAGTGGGAGCAGAGCGAACGGATAGAGCATGCGCTTGCGTGTATTGACTGGCAGAACTGACGTCTCAGCAGAGATTCCACGCACCGCGCAGGCAGGCCAAGCCGCGCCGCAGCTGCCGCGACGTCACGTTCCCCCCATTCCGAGGTCGGGGTCGGCCTCCACGCGCCCAAGCGGAAGACGCCGAGCGCGCTCTCAACGGAGGagtgggggcgggggcggctgcACACGGTGGGTAGTGGAAACTGGAAAGCCAGCCCATCGCAGCAACCTCCAACAAGCCCGTGGACTGCGGCCCACTCTTGCTCTGGCTTTTGAAGCTGTTTCTGGTCCGGATCACGCACGACCGACTGCTACGCCCGCGAGAGAGATGAGAGGACGGTGGACGGCGGTGGAGTTGGCTGGCGCTGCTGGGACCGCGCACCACGCAGCCCCGGGACGTAGAGGCGGTGGCAGCACTGACGCTTTGAGTTCTCCACTCCACCGCTAGGCGCTGCTCGCTTCCGTGCCTATGAAACCGCAGGCGGAGGGCAATTTGGCTCTGCCTTCCTAGGAGGTGGCCGCCCCTGACCGCATTCCCGGCTTGCCTTTCTGGTGCCGCCATGAACAGGTGGAGCCGTGGAGAGAGGCAGAAAGCGACCGTCAGGTCTCCTTGTCCGCGCCGCTCCGCCATTCCGACACCATCGAACGAATGAGTGCGCCCCGGTTTTGGACGGTTTCTTCTGCTTCAACGCCGCAATTTTACTCCATTTGATCCACCCCGCCAAGCTGCCCGTAAGGCCGTAACGCAGCGTTGCGTGCGCGCGTTTCGCCTGGAAAGGTGCCTAATTTTCTACTAGATAGACTCGTGCGAACGGTAgccacaggaaaaaaaaagttacggTACCAGAAGAAATATGCTGCGGCCTTGCGTGCGCGCTCAGAGCCTCAGGCCAAAGCGTCGGCGTTCTCGTCGGCCGGGACAGGGCGTGCGTCACTGGTTGGTGGCTACTGGCTTACGGTCTCCTGGGCTCTGATGGTAGCAGTAGCACGAAGAAAAGTCAGGTCCACTGTGCAACTGCGCGACTCGGAGCCGATCCAGTCGGTTGCTCAGGTAGCAGCACCAGCGCAGCGCACGGCCGTGCTGTCACTTTTTTTCCTCTCGGCTTCGCTGTGGCGCGGCCTCGGAGTACCGATGTGGTGGCAGGGTACAATCACGTCGACAGTCCAGTCAGTCGAGCTAAGACAAATGGGCATGACGCTTGTGTACATTCGGCACGTGAAAACCAGGCCTTCAATTGGCCGCCGGACGCGACCACCGGTCACCGCCCTTCCTGATGGATGTGCAGGGATCAGCACGTCCGGAGGGCGGAGACTGCCAACGCAAACTTTGCAGTGGGGACGGGGTGGCAACAGCCAACAGGTTCACGAGCACCATAGTTTTAGTGCCGGACTGCGGTTTGGCTTCTGGGCAGGTTTTAATGCACGTCCGAATCCAAACTCCAAACCAAAATTATTCTCACAGATGAATTCGCTCACGGACAAGAAcggatggaggtggaggttgCGCTTGTGCTCCGAGCTGCGTAGGGTCGTGAAGCAATCTCCACGCCGGTAGCATTGGTGGTCGCCAAGAGCAGGTGCACGTAGGAAGTGCCCCTTTTACATTCAAGAAACGAAAGCATCCAGTTTCGACACAAATTCGGTGGGGGCACCGCGCAGCCAGGCTCACGTCTGACCATAGTATGATATAAGAAAACTACTACTACTTAGGAAAAGAGAAGCGGTCATTATCATCAAACAAGCAAGCCTCACAGAAATAGTTCGTCGATACATACCAGTCTAAGGTGTGGCTGGCTACAACTTACAAGAAATAGTTCACAACACTGCCAACACAGTTCAGGTACTTGAAATCCACAGATCCCCATAGCGGAGTTCACAACACTGCCAACACAGTACAGGTACTTAAAATCCACAGATCACTGGGCTAGTCTGAATGCATAAAGATGGGTGTC
This portion of the Setaria viridis chromosome 7, Setaria_viridis_v4.0, whole genome shotgun sequence genome encodes:
- the LOC117863806 gene encoding protein indeterminate-domain 5, chloroplastic; amino-acid sequence: MASNSSAAAAAAFFGIRDGDQQDQIKPLISPQQQQLAAALPGVAGAAPAPATGQGAPAAAAQPPPKKKRTLPDPDAEVIALSPKTLLATNRFVCEVCNKGFQREQNLQLHRRGHNLPWKLKQKNPLQAQRRRVYLCPEPTCVHHDPSRALGDLTGIKKHFCRKHGEKKWKCDKCSKRYAVQSDWKAHSKICGTREYRCDCGTLFSRRDSFITHRAFCDALAQESARLPPTSLSSLTGHLYGATNAGNMALSLSQVGSNLTSTLQDGGHHHHHHHHHPSPELLRLAATAGGGGSSIAARLDHLLSPASGASAFRPPPQAPPSSAAFFLNAAAAAAGQDFGDDGGNGPHSFMQTKPFHGLMQLPDLQGNGAGGPGGSAPGLFNLGFFANNGNSSGSSHEHASQGLMNNDQFSGGAGGGGGSEASAAGIFGGNFVGGGDHVPTPGLYGDQSTMLPQMSATALLQKAAQMGATSSANGAASMFRGFVGSSPHGRPATPHMEQSEANLNDLMNSLAGGGVGAAGIFGGSNGGGGGGGGAGMFDPRQLCDMEHHEVKFGQGGGDMTRDFLGVGGGGIVRGISTPRGDHQSSSDMSSLEAEMKSASSFNGGRMP